One segment of Triticum aestivum cultivar Chinese Spring chromosome 2A, IWGSC CS RefSeq v2.1, whole genome shotgun sequence DNA contains the following:
- the LOC123185526 gene encoding non-functional NADPH-dependent codeinone reductase 2: MASTTAAVPEVALRSGGARPMPAVGMGTAKFPAVAETTVKAVLEAVEVGYRHFDTAAMYATERPLGEALAEAVRRGLLASRKEVFVTSKLWCTQCHPQLVIRSLRESLQNLQMEYVDLYLIHWPISLKPGPAVFPVKRDDAVPFDFEGVWRAMEECHRLGLAKAIGVSNFTTSHLHKLLAAATVPPAVNQVEMNPVWQQRKLRGYCAEKGIHVAAYSPLGGQNWSGDGNAVLDSEVLAEIARARGKTVAQVALRWIYEQGVTPIVKSFSKERLKENLGIFDWGLADDDLRKIGQIPQKKIVKAAGMLFSAEGEFTSVDLADMEIVEE, encoded by the exons ATGGCCTCGACGACAGCGGCGGTGCCGGAGGTGGCGCTGCGGTCCGGCGGCGCGAGGCCCATGCCGGCCGTCGGCATGGGCACCGCCAAGTTCCCGGCGGTGGCGGAGACCACCGTGAAGGCcgtgctggaggccgtggaggtgGGCTACCGCCACTTCGACACGGCCGCCATGTACGCGACGGAGCGGCCCCTGGGCGAGGCCCTCGCGGAGGCGGTGCGCCGCGGGCTCCTGGCGTCCCGGAAGGAGGTGTTCGTCACGTCCAAGCTCTGGTGCACGCAGTGCCACCCTCAGCTCGTGATTCGGTCCCTCCGGGAGAGCCTCCA GAACCTGCAGATGGAGTACGTGGACCTGTACCTGATCCACTGGCCGATCAGCCTGAAGCCCGGGCCGGCGGTGTTCCCGGTGAAGCGGGACGACGCCGTCCCGTTCGACTTCGAGGGCGTGTGGCGCGCGATGGAGGAGTGCCACCGCCTCGGGCTCGCCAAGGCCATCGGCGTCAGCAACTTCACCACCAGCCACCTCCACAAGCTACTCGCCGCTGCCACCGTCCCTCCTGCAGTCAACCAG GTGGAGATGAACCCGGTCTGGCAGCAGAGGAAGTTGAGGGGGTACTGCGCGGAGAAGGGCATCCACGTCGCGGCCTACTCGCCGTTGGGAGGGCAGAATTGGTCCGGCGACGGAAACGCCGTGCTGGACTCCGAGGTGCTCGCGGAGATCGCCAGGGCCAGAGGAAAGACCGTCGCACAG GTAGCGCTGAGGTGGATCTACGAGCAAGGGGTGACCCCGATCGTCAAGAGCTTCAGCAAGGAGAGGCTCAAGGAGAACCTCGGGATCTTCGACTGGGGGCTCGCCGACGACGACCTGCGCAAGATCGGCCAGATTCCGCAGAAGAAGATCGTCAAAGCTGCAGGCATGCTGTTCTCGGCAGAGGGCGAGTTCACGTCGGTTGACCTCGCAGAcatggaaattgtcgaggaataa